The Quercus robur chromosome 3, dhQueRobu3.1, whole genome shotgun sequence DNA segment gtacaataattaaaataaataaaataaacttaccCAAGCATACCCTTTAGGTGAAAGTTGGGAACTTTTTTCCAGCCATATCTTCGTAATTTCACATTTCCCTAAGGACTAACATGCAAATTAAATTACTTTGAaggcccaccaaaaaaaaaatcacatagaGTGTGGGTATACTCTACCATAACAGTACAAAATAAATACACAGTACCAACGCCCCCCACCctcaatcacataaaaaaaaagatctccTCATTttccttatctctctctctcgcgctctctctctctctcttcgaaaCCCTAAAACCCCAATTCTTCTTCTCTAACTTTCCAAACCCTAATTCCTTCATTCTCGAATTCCCTTCTCTCTCGGCTCAGTTTGCTCTAGCACTCTTAGTTACTCATGTAAGTACATAAAAGAAAGCATCGTGTATAATCTCTATATTTCTAGGGTTTTGTTGGTCCTCTGATTTCTCGTGCACTTGTTCTTTCTCGAATTTTTTTTGCGTAATTGGGTTCTTAAATTTTGACCCGTTAATGCATTCTCTTTGTACATTCGTTTTATGGTTGTttctaatccaaaaaaaaaaagtgggtttTGTAGTGTAATTTCCTGGGATTAAGAGATTGTGAATTTGGGGTTATTTCTTTGGGTTATTGTTTTGTGTGACAAtaatgttgtttgtttgttttcccgtaattattttgtttattttacgcTTTattgtgttttcaatttccctATCCACTAGGAGTATGCTTTAATTTTTCGTGTAATGTCcatgttttgttgttgtttttctgTTATTCTTACATGTATGTATGAACATCATGTGTATAGCTTAGGGTTTTGATTGCAttgaaaatagaagagagaaatgaaaataGTAGTGAAAATAGCAATATTCATGGAGATAGTTTATGCCGAAGGGGAGTCGGGTGTAGATGTTGGAAACAAAATcagggttttgtgtttttaagttgttttgaTTATGTTGTGCTTGACTTAATGTTGAAGTGAGCCAAAATAGAGAACATAGAATCAGAAAGATCAGCCTTGAATGAGGCTTTATTTGAGGCTCAGGAAAATAGTCAATTTTGCTTGTAGTAGAACTAAAATTTATAGCCTATCGTTATAGGTTTTCGTTGAAAATATAGAATTTGGCCCAAGTAGCGGTTTAGCAAAGAGTCTTTACTTGAATTGAGGTACAATTGTGGGACTGATGATTTCCTTTTAGCTTTGCTGGTTTAATGCATCTAACCATTGTAATAAGATAACATCAAAAAGTTAAATTCTGGATTTTAGTTTTGaactttttgagtttttagttcttaatattatatatatatttatttacttatatttAATAGGCTCCGTGATCATGATTTCGGTGCGTCTTACTCTTGATGATATAATTGATTgatcttttttgtttcttcttttcccCAGCACTACACTTATGGCTGAAGTTGAAGTTGATCATGTCTTTGTTGAGCCTGACGTAGATCAAGTACCTGAACAAGTAGCTGAAGAAGTATCTGATCAATTACCTGATCAAATACCTGATCACGTACCTGAAAACACAGAGCCGGAACAAAAACAAGGGCGTGATGAGGATTCTGTCATTGGAGGCGGTGAAAAGAAGTGGCCTGGATGGCCTGGAGAGAGTGTTTTCCGGATGCTGGTTCCTGCACAGAAGGTTGGTAGTATAATTGGACGCAGAGGggagttcatcaaaaaaatagtTGAGGAGACAAGAGCTCGCATAAAAATTCTTGATGGTCCTCCAGGGACAGCAGAAAGAGCTGTGAgtttgtttctaattttttttttttatcttggtTCAATTTATTTCCTCATTAAGCTTTGTGAATGGGCTGGTAGGGCAGAAGCCGTTAATGCTTATTGTTTGGTGGATTCACCATcaatgtatttattatttttggtagttCAACATGTTGCTACTATAACTGATATTAATGTGTTCTTATTGTTTTcactaattttaatttctacTTGGGAGCTGATTAAGAAATTTCTGGGtattaaaaaatagttattgGCTACATTAGCTTTGAAAGTTAGTGCTGCAAGCAGAGTTCctctatttttcttcaaatgttGAGTTTGGATGGCTATGTTCTGAGAGTTGCCGGGACATCAAGGAATATCTAGAGAGGCATTTAGAGAATCAGTCTTTCAAATATTTCTTCTTAGAACGTATGTTGCTGCCGGAAGCATAACCCTGTATTTAAGTGTTCGATAATTGCTGAAACTTTTAATGGTCAATGTTATGGTTTGGCCTCTGTGTGTATGACACCAATGATGTCAGCCATATGAAAACATGATATTTTAGGATTTTGTAGAGTCAACTTAGATGAGAAACAAAACTTTCTGAATTATTGTTTAGAGTTTCTTAATTGTAAAAATTACTAATCATttcttataaaaagaaaaagaaaaaaataccaATCACTTTTTCAGTTAAAATCTATAATAAAGAggttacaattaatttttagcCCATTTCTAATCCATACTAAGTTATTAATTATTcattgaaaatttggaaaaagatGGTGGTACTGTGTATTCGTGTATGAATTTAGGTCTATAAGTGGGATGATATTACAAACAAACATGATGGCATTTTCCATCCAATATTGGAATTCCTAACTGTTCTAATGAGAATTAGGATCCTCCTAGTGGTCCAAGATTCTTGGAATTCATTCCTTCTCCACATATACTAGTTGCCTACTAGGGTAAAATTCTTTATGAATACTGtaatttttcattatataaaatttagtcACTCCTTAACCACTTCTATTACCAAACGTGAGAAAATTATCTAAACTTGGGAAGCAACCTAAGAGAACTAACAAAATATGGTAATTGGCTATGCACTGTAATATAACTCTTAAAATGATGTAACTAATAGAAGACATGAGGAAGCATCAACGTAACCAatccataaaatataaatatagttaCATCTATTGTAATAACAAAAATGAATCTGTGCAGGTTCTGTTTGCAAATTTTAAGGCAACGACTCAATCATCAATAAGATCTCATAGTTGAAGAACCAAAGGTCCAGATTGCAGGGATCAGCATTGAGTATTAGAAAGTGCTGAACAGTTGATCTGGAAAAACCATATGCATCTTGTACGCACAATTGTACCAAGAAGCTCTGCATTCTATCTGGTAACTTCAGAACCTGGATGATTGATGTCTTGCCGCAGATTATAACACCATAAAAGAAACTTATAATCTGCAGTCATATGATCCAGAGATTGCCATAAATACTAAACTTCTCTGAGCTCACCTTAAATATGCCTACGACGAATTAGCCCTAAAAGAAActatatcaaaaataaattctgtataattttcaaaaataaaatcctaaattttatttgtttatactGCTTTAGTTAGGTAAAAGAAATATCTTACAAACCAAAATCTAAAGTCCATAGCTTAACAATCCACTACCATTTtcttaaaaagataaaaaaaaaaaaaaaactgcataaTGCTGAACATGCATCTTAAAGTAATTACAATTTTCCGTATAGAAGATAATCTAGGCTTTTGTAGGTTTATGTATAAAGTCTTTTTCCCTTGTATATTTAATCTATTTTTGAGAATGTTGGAGGTTACTAATCATTCTCCAATGATGTTATATGATGTCGAATCAATGCCTTTATAAATTGTCCAGAGATTTAGACAAACAAGTGTCTCATATTTCATCTATATTGAAATGTCACCTAAGAAGCTTTTTTCTTCTAAGCTCTCTCTCTACCCCCAACCCCCTTCTCCCTGGATGCAGGAAAAAAGCCAAACTGGAAAAATCGAATACAAATATGACTTCTAGGTATAGTTGCAATCTTTAGTATGACATTGTCCTGAAACATTTGTTAAAACTCATAATTTTCGAGGAAACAATGAAAGATCATTAACTGTGTTCTCctgggggatttttttttttttttgggggggggggagttCTTGTTTTGTTGTTAAATTATTTCTCGTAAGGGGTAGGTATTGGAGCTTGCTTGCAAATGCCTTTCCATTCAACCTTTTGAATTGTGTGCGTGTCATCTAAAACCTTTCTTTATTGACAACATATCAATTTTGGCAGATTTATCCTTGACAGGTAGATATCCAAATGTATGAAAGTTTTATTAGCAATTCTGAATGTCTCATAAAGCTAAATATCTATTTATCTGAAGTGTTAATTTCTAATACTTGATGTTCATTCTTTCAATAATTTCATAATGTAATAATGAGGTTGAtgtaagccttttttttttctctgaaaaTTGTGAAAGGATAGttgttttggtaattttgttttatcttcCTATTCTCTCTATATTGTATAGGTATTTGTGGATCTTAGTGCGTTTGCTTATTGCTGATGTTGCTGTTTGTTGCTTTTAAATAGGTAATGGTATCTGCCAAGGAGGAGCCTGATTCTTCTCTCCCTCCTGCTATGGATGGCCTTCTGAGAGTTCACAAACGCATTGTGGATGGTTTGGAGGGTGATTCATCTCATGCTCCACCAGGAATGGGAGGCAAGGTCTCTACAAGGTTGCTTGTGGCTGCCTCTCAAGCTGGAAGTTTGATTGGAAAACAGGGAGGAACTGTTAAATCCATTCAAGAGGCATCAAACTGTATCGTTAGAGTTCTTGGTGcaggttttatttattataaaatttttcctttcttcctttcgagttaaatttatttatgaatatatTAGATTAGCTTTCTGCTTGAGCTGCCTTGCTTCTCTATATATGTGCATACATGGTTTGCTAGATTTTTTTGCTATTCTTTGTGGTGCACTGTAGTATCATGTCATAATcttacaatataaaatttacttTTCTGTTCAACTTGTCTAAATAACTGAGGCCTATTTTGGACTATTAGATTATAGTCAATTTTCAGTGGATGCATCTAAGTTTTGGAGCTccaatttacctttttttttccctgatatTTCTGAAAGCAAAGTTAATGATGGGAGTGGGTCTGaggaaaaaataactttcactCACTTGCTTACCAAAGAAAAGGGTCAGTGAAGGAATTTGGTTTGCATGTAAAGGGTACCTATTTTATTGTGGGTGAACTTACTAGGACAGTGTTTAGTTCTAGACATTAGATGTAAGAGTTGTTGTCCATGACattcatttttgtatttgaGTTCTGCCCTCAAGATGGAGTTGAAATATTTCCAAATGCTAGGTATTGAATATTTGGTAACAAAGAGTTGTGGTTCTTCAAGCAACACATGTTTTAGTGTTGCCAAACAAGAATCTAAGCAAAAAGGGGGGGATGAACGTCAGAACAGATTTCCACCACCATTGTTGTTGCTAAACCATGGTTATGCTGCCACCACTTAACCTCACTGTAAATGACACTGCTGCTTCTCCTGCCTCTGCTATTATTATCACCGTTGTTATCACTGGTCGACTGCTGTAATTAATATTCTAGCACTTCCATTGGCCTTAACTGCCACCACTGCTAATATTCTTCACTTTAAACATCCCCTTCTGAGAGCTAAGTACTACCAGTTGAAACCTATGTCTGAATCTGAATGacactaattttctttttttgctactttttaaaaatttccctTGATGTGAAAAATGTCACTATTGATATTCTGATAAACGTGTAATCACTTTAGATAATTCTTAGCTCCTTTAGATcttgcatttttgttttgttttgcctcAATTTATCACTTCAGATGGATAAGTTCATTTATTAGTTTGTGTCTCAGTTTCTTCTTTAGAGAGTTTTTTTGTGTGCCTTACAATTTGGTTGATGATTTCTGCAGAAGACCTACCTGTTTTTGCTCTTCAAGATGATAGAGTTGTTGAAGTTGTAGGGGATCCAGCAGGTGTGCACAAGGCTGTGGAACTAATTGCTTCCCATCTCAGGAAGTTTTTAGTTGATCGAAGTATAATTCCTATATTTGAAATGCATGTAAGAAAATGGTTTTCACCACCAGAGCAATAAAGTGATAATCTTTCTTTTAGTTTTCTGGGAAATGGAATTGTTGACGTGCTGTGTTACTTAACCCCTCTAAAAATGACACATTTTGCTTTTCCGGCAGATGCAAATGGGGAATCCTCAGATGGAGCACATGCCACCACCACAACATCAATCGTGGGGTCCACCTCAAGGTGTTCCTCCAAGTGGTGGTGGAGGTCCTGGTTATGGACCTACCCCTCAATACATGCCACCTCCACGGCAACTTGACAATTACTACCAACCTGCTGACTTGCCGCCTCCCATGGATAAACAGCCTCATCACGGGATATCTGCCTATGGAAGAGAAGCTCCAATGGGTGTACATGCGTCATCAAATGCCCAAACAGCACCGTCAATGGTTACCCAGGTTACTATCTTGTTTCCCATATTTTTCCTTTCGTTATTGATAATAGACTACTGAAAAGAAGTGACTTGAGAGTTTTTTGATCTCTTATAGTCAGAGGAATGACTGGATAATTCAAAATTATGATTGTGGTATTCTGTTCTGGTGGTTGCAAGAATTGCAAATTAGATGCAAATTAGAAAAAAAGGCCAAGGGATgtcttgtaaattttttggtaatttcTAATCAATGCTTGTCAAATGTCTTGTAATCATGTTTCATTCTGTTTGAGTTGATTGGATTTTTTTGAGGGGATCTTTGGGTTGAAGAATGTGTAGTTAATGACTTCTCAGTCATTTACAATACAATATCTTGGTCTCTTCCTGGGTAATTTGTTGCTCATTTGAGCTGGCTAATACTTTAATATTCTTCCTAAGCATTTAGAATTGTAGTTCAGCCCAGTTCTGAGAGGGTTGGAATGGGAGATTTGCAAAACCTTGCATGCAAAGGTGTCATAGAGATGTGCTTTAGATGAGATGTTTCTATTCTGAACCCAGTTTAAAAATCTGTGTAAACTGGGTTCTGTGGCAATAAACCTTAGCTTAGTATGCTTTTTCTTTGTGGACAAGTATTGGGATATTCTTCAGATGCATAGATACATAATTGTTCTACACATTTCTAAATTTGTTGTTGATGGTCTTTGCAGGTCACACAGCAAATGCAAATTCCACTAATGTATGCTGATGCTGTTATTGGGACAGCTGGTACGAGTATCAGCTACATTCGACGAGCTAGTGGGGCAACTGTTACTATACAAGAAACTAGGGGTGTTCCTGGTGAAATGACAGTTGAAATCAGTGGAACTGCTTCCCAAGTTCAAGCTGCTCAGCAGCTGATACAGGCATTATTCCTCGACTTTTCCCATGTTTCATTAAATCACTGTTTGTCATAAATACTTAAGTAGAAATTTTAGAGCTGAGCCGAGCAAAATCATATGCTCAAGCTGAGATTTGTCAACCAAGTTCAAGCTCAGatctttaaaatttatatagGCTAAAGCTTGGCCCATTTAATAAAACATCGATGGCTGACATTCTGTTAATTTTGTTGCAGAATTTTATGGTTGATGCCGGGGCGCCACCGCCGCAACAGGCACCAGCAGGTGGGACTACTGACCAAGGTTACAATTCATATCCAGCTCATGGCTCTGTTTATGCGTCTCCTCCCTCCAACCCTGGACATGCAGGCCACGCTGGGGGTTATGGCTCAGTGTATGGCACGAATTATGGGTACTAAGGTAGCTGATTGGGTAATCATTTTAGAGATTATAAATGTCATTATTGCAAGTTTAGCGTACTCACTGGACCATTGTCTTAGGTAAGTCCTAATATTGTACTTTGCGTCAAGCCAAATTTTTACTTAGAGAACTTACATATATTAGATTTCATCATGTGCATTAGAATGATTGTATGGTTGAGTCAATTCaacattaacaatttttttgagaCTAAATTACAGCTGCTGCTTGCTTTGAATGTATTCCAATTTCCATTTAGTACTTCAATTCCATTTATGATTGTGAAATGATGGGGGACTCCTGACAATGATTACCCACTTAAGAGGAAGTGTAATGGCCCCGTGTTGTTCTGTACTTtttatgtatttcaaaaaaaggCCTATGGTTTATATGCCCAAATGGCTCCATCCACCAAAAAAACCTGGCTGGGGGTGTCTGAAAGTACTacttttccatatatatatatatatatatatatatatatatatatatatttgtataaaaGAAATGTTGTTAAAAAAGCCTTTGGACTGTTATGCTTTTAGATGATTTATCTGAATGTTATTGATTGCTTAAGTCACTAAATGCGAGTAATTGGAGTATATTGTTCAAGGCAGTCATCAAGGGTTCACAAGCAGCtgaatacaaaaataatttggtgTCTGGGTGCGCACTTGAGTCTTTATGACAGTCGAACCAGCATGATGTCTATCTCTTTTCTCAACTCCATTTTGGAGAAAATGAGAATGATTTCCACCTTATTTGACTCCTAGGATGATAATGATCGCCCTCACTGCAAATAATTTGGTTCTGTAGATTTGTGAGAATTAATATGTTGGATACGGGAAAAGTTTATTGGGCTATTAGTGTGCCTCAAACGCATAGGGTGAAGGTTGGCCCAGTGGAAATGGTGTTGATCTTTCTTCTCGCTTCTAAACCATCTTCCAAACCAACACcaccctctttctctctcctattCTCCTTCACATTTCACCTTTTAGTTAGGAAGTACAATTGAGGTTATTTAAAAGAAAGGCTTAGTAATATAAAGTGATAAACaaatgagaagtgttatgtcGATAATATCTTTACAACTAAAATCTttagtggtaagttgttataggttttaaattttaatctgAACATAAAGCAAACATTTGTAACTTGAATCATATAATCATAAATCTTCTTACAATCACATCTTTAAATCTTTAACAATCATATGGATCCTCTTCCGAGCTATTATTTTCGATAACTTTTATGAGTGGTCTATTATTTTTTGGCAAgatctttttaaataaagaaattaatattCTTTCACTTAGAATAATTTTGAATTAGAATTAAAAAGTCTATTTATAAATCAAATTTTCTATGATAAAAGTTTGGTCCTACACACTTGTTATTAAGTGGGTGGCAACTCattgttcctctctctctctctctctcaatgctatgaacttaaaataatttttatttcaactaACAAAAGTTCCCTAGGCACTTTTCATCTTTCTTCTGGTCATGTCATTGTCATGCTTTGGTCATTTGGCACTCTATaaaggataaaaaattaaaattataataatagttTGACCTAAGTgagtctttttttattattgtggttgtggtttgAGGCTTGGTTGCGATGGAGGTGGGTTTGTATggctgttggtggtggtggtactGATGGTTGGTAGGTGGTAATGGAGTTGGGTTTGGGTGTGGGTATTATCTTCTTCATGTAGAGTCACACAGGTATTGAAAAAAGACAGTTGGAAAAAGTTTTGACTCAATGTGACCTATGGGCTCCACATGTTGGAGTTATAATTGAgtttttgtgatgaaaaatttgTGCACACTAATcatgtgggctttaggccttTAAACACACTACTCTACCCTAGCCTAAAAAGGCAAAAACTAAGAAGCCAGAGAAAATGGGCCCTACAATTAAACTTGATAGCACTTATATGCGGCCCAACTGTTAAAATCAGGCTACTTAACTTTTATTAGATCATCTCTAATGGTGTAGttaaatgcataaaaatctCTATAATAGAGAATGATACCATAAAAATAGTCTCCAATGGACTCTCTAtacttggaattttttttggctcatgaatagtagctcatcaagtctgatggactattgttcattcttcaaattttttttttctattataataatcaggtattgaataaaaaaatgttagaagatgtgtagttgttaaaaaaagaataaataatgaatgaagaaataatatttaaatgagatagagaatctgttggaaagtgtatttgaaaaagtgagtagctaaaaggtaaaagtcactgttcattctccaaacagtataAAAATTTGCCTAATCTACTGGAGATGCTCTTAAAGCAACACACTCACTAGCCATCCGCACACGTGCACCAAGAAATGGAGGAAAATTACCTCACCCACTTTTGCACTAtatttaggttgtgtttggtaagatgtaaaatatttttcgagtgtgaaatattttcagttgaaaatatttatgaaaaggaaaatatttttagatgtTTGTTTTGAGTTCTAGAAAATACATCGAAAAAGTATTTTCAATGTGTGGTCGTGCatgtaaaaacattttttcagaaaatattttcttgtgtTGGGACCCCAATGAAAACCTTTTTAGGAAAATGCCAAGAAAATATACCTATAATACAATTGAGCATCTCAAAATACCTTCGGGTTTGGGATGAGTTTGAGGGATCGGTGTCGAAAACCATTCAGGTTTGAGGGATGGGTTTGAGGTTAGGGTGTCAGAGTACCTTTGGGTTTATTGGTGGGTTTGAGCAAGATGTTTGAGGTCACGGTGTGGATAGAGGGACAGATCGTGGGCTGGGATGGTGAAATCGGGGTGGGTTTAGCTGGGTTCATTGGGGAAATGCAGTGCTCGATATGGGCATGCTAATCGAAGATGGGTTTGAGCATGACGGAAGAGCTGAGGTGGGGCGTACAGAGAAGAAAAGCcaaggaagaaaaggaaatagaATACTTATTGGTGCGTGGAGGGGAATGAGTAGCGCGATTTGACTGGCGATGGGTTTGGGTGGATCTCTGACTGGACTTTCCTccactactctctctctctctttctgtttttCAGTCCATAAAATGAGGTTTGAAGGTAATTGCAACgtgtaaattattttacactTGAAGGGCTCTCATTTTACAGTCAAAGGAATTGATTTTCCCTTTGACCAAGTTTTACATGTGCTCCCAAACACACATGATagtgtaaaatgttttccaaattttattctCACCCAAAACAAACTCAACCTTATTCTTTACACATGGCACAATCATCGAGtttcttttcaataaaaactaaaaagaagcTCACGGGAAGTGCTGTAGTTGTCAACCtcagaaaaaaattaaatttttaaggagatattATTAAGTTACtgttaaaaaaaagggaagccCTAATcattttgctaatttttaaaacatttttttgatagagtttcaatctatgggGTTCGTTTCTGATGATTGCGCTTTTTATTAACAAACTAAGgcaacaattaatttttgatgTAAACAGGAATTGAACTTTAGACATCTAATTCAACTATTAAAAACTTTACTAATTAAGCTAAAtttgtaaagaagaaaaaatggggTGAATTGACAGTTCAATAATAAATATCCAAGTCCTATTAGTTGGGGCGAGCatataataaagagaaaaatgctCCCACActccaaaatttgaaggtaGTGGTCACTAATCATTATATTCTGaacttttattttcacatacatGCCAAATTAATGCCTCAATTGGTGTACTGTTAATTACTTTCTAAAAAAGTAGGTCTGCCgttaatatatatacaagttGAAAAAACACATGAAGCTTAAAACACTATTCAATATCCTCCAAACGCGtatggaaagaagagagagaaacttaaAGAGATGACTGAACCAGAAGCACTAACGGTCACCGCATCCCCCTCAGACGGCGAAGTTCTTTGTTGTCACTTTCCATGTTATCGTCGTGCCGTTCAACGCATATCTGGATTTGTAATCAAAAGCTAATTCCATTTTCCTTTTGTATTGAAGAGTTGAGAAATAAAACACTTTATTTTTGTAATCTTTAGCTCAATCACAAACCTTGATCTTTCAAAACCACCACAGACacacaaaatccaaaaaattccttcaaaaaatgaaaaaaaaacccaaacccaaaaagcAAAGCAAAGTGTGAGCCCATGAAATCGCTTAAACCTGAATGTCATCAActacacaaaacaaaaaggtaCAAAAACCATTCATCTTGGTTTTCTTTTGGTAATAAATGACGGAGGAGGATTTAATAGACATCAAGTTCACGCTGTACGTACGATGGGGTCGGATTTGGATGGTTGAATTATGTGGTGGGACCACTGATGGTGAGATCGTCGGCAAGCCAAAGAACTCTGACGTCGAAGATTGTGATGCGGCAGCTAAACGTAGTGCTGGTTCgatcgtctctctctctctctaagtttctccttcttctttcttctggTTCGatcatctctctctccttaactttctctctcttatttccAAACAGGTCTAGAGGATTGATATTGGTTTCACATGTGTGTCGTGTGTGTATATTAATGGTAGAGCAATTGATGTATTAATTTGGCATATAAATGAAGTTTAAGgaataaattgattaaaataaaagttcaagtGGTGTAATGACCACTATCTTAAAGTTTAGGGgtataaattaatataagatTAAATGTACTAAGCTTGGAAACAAAATATCAGTTCAAAGTAACTTTTGACATATGAGATACAAATAGTTTAAGAAAACATAACATTATAATTTGCAAAGAGTTCCAAAGGCATCAAAATGTGATTTGCAAAAGTTTCCATAGACATCTAACTGTAATTTACAAtaagttcaataaaaatataagaaatttcaataattttgcTGGATTTGAAGCAA contains these protein-coding regions:
- the LOC126717481 gene encoding flowering locus K homology domain-like isoform X1 yields the protein MMFFEDFASTTLMAEVEVDHVFVEPDVDQVPEQVAEEVSDQLPDQIPDHVPENTEPEQKQGRDEDSVIGGGEKKWPGWPGESVFRMLVPAQKVGSIIGRRGEFIKKIVEETRARIKILDGPPGTAERAVMVSAKEEPDSSLPPAMDGLLRVHKRIVDGLEGDSSHAPPGMGGKVSTRLLVAASQAGSLIGKQGGTVKSIQEASNCIVRVLGAEDLPVFALQDDRVVEVVGDPAGVHKAVELIASHLRKFLVDRSIIPIFEMHMQMGNPQMEHMPPPQHQSWGPPQGVPPSGGGGPGYGPTPQYMPPPRQLDNYYQPADLPPPMDKQPHHGISAYGREAPMGVHASSNAQTAPSMVTQVTQQMQIPLMYADAVIGTAGTSISYIRRASGATVTIQETRGVPGEMTVEISGTASQVQAAQQLIQNFMVDAGAPPPQQAPAGGTTDQGYNSYPAHGSVYASPPSNPGHAGHAGGYGSVYGTNYGY
- the LOC126717481 gene encoding flowering locus K homology domain-like isoform X2, with product MMFFEDFASTTLMAEVEVDHVFVEPDVDQVPEQVAEEVSDQLPDQIPDHVPENTEPEQKQGRDEDSVIGGGEKKWPGWPGESVFRMLVPAQKVGSIIGRRGEFIKKIVEETRARIKILDGPPGTAERAVMVSAKEEPDSSLPPAMDGLLRVHKRIVDGLEGDSSHAPPGMGGKVSTRLLVAASQAGSLIGKQGGTVKSIQEASNCIVRVLEDLPVFALQDDRVVEVVGDPAGVHKAVELIASHLRKFLVDRSIIPIFEMHMQMGNPQMEHMPPPQHQSWGPPQGVPPSGGGGPGYGPTPQYMPPPRQLDNYYQPADLPPPMDKQPHHGISAYGREAPMGVHASSNAQTAPSMVTQVTQQMQIPLMYADAVIGTAGTSISYIRRASGATVTIQETRGVPGEMTVEISGTASQVQAAQQLIQNFMVDAGAPPPQQAPAGGTTDQGYNSYPAHGSVYASPPSNPGHAGHAGGYGSVYGTNYGY
- the LOC126717481 gene encoding flowering locus K homology domain-like isoform X3, coding for MAEVEVDHVFVEPDVDQVPEQVAEEVSDQLPDQIPDHVPENTEPEQKQGRDEDSVIGGGEKKWPGWPGESVFRMLVPAQKVGSIIGRRGEFIKKIVEETRARIKILDGPPGTAERAVMVSAKEEPDSSLPPAMDGLLRVHKRIVDGLEGDSSHAPPGMGGKVSTRLLVAASQAGSLIGKQGGTVKSIQEASNCIVRVLGAEDLPVFALQDDRVVEVVGDPAGVHKAVELIASHLRKFLVDRSIIPIFEMHMQMGNPQMEHMPPPQHQSWGPPQGVPPSGGGGPGYGPTPQYMPPPRQLDNYYQPADLPPPMDKQPHHGISAYGREAPMGVHASSNAQTAPSMVTQVTQQMQIPLMYADAVIGTAGTSISYIRRASGATVTIQETRGVPGEMTVEISGTASQVQAAQQLIQNFMVDAGAPPPQQAPAGGTTDQGYNSYPAHGSVYASPPSNPGHAGHAGGYGSVYGTNYGY